A part of Caldisericia bacterium genomic DNA contains:
- a CDS encoding diacylglycerol kinase family protein, translating into MNRSILQSFLSAFRGLWVTYKSQRNFRIQVSFAILAIYFSIKFRIPPEHMLFVILSIVFVLISELINTSIEILGDRITKSKDLWIKNSKEISAAEVLLSAIFSVIVGLVVFLPYINRLTIPSIVISLLIIVIPAIIKNDDIIKSERKER; encoded by the coding sequence ATGAATCGTAGCATACTTCAGAGTTTTCTATCTGCCTTTAGAGGATTGTGGGTAACATATAAAAGTCAGAGGAACTTTAGGATTCAGGTTTCTTTTGCTATTCTTGCTATATACTTTTCCATTAAGTTTAGAATTCCACCTGAGCATATGCTCTTTGTAATCCTATCCATAGTTTTTGTTCTGATATCTGAGCTTATAAATACCTCAATAGAGATATTGGGAGATAGAATTACTAAAAGTAAGGATCTATGGATTAAGAATTCAAAGGAAATTTCTGCTGCTGAAGTTCTTCTATCTGCCATATTCTCAGTTATAGTGGGATTGGTTGTATTTCTTCCGTACATTAACAGACTCACGATTCCTTCAATTGTTATCTCTCTTCTAATAATAGTCATCCCTGCAATAATAAAAAATGATGATATAATTAAGAGTGAAAGAAAGGAGAGGTGA
- the ybeY gene encoding rRNA maturation RNase YbeY, which produces MKKVEILERKGKIPVKKDKIRQITRKIMREEGISDYLISLVYAERELLRELNKRYRNIDRSTNVLSFLYEAYPLLFGEIIISRYHVETKGENFLKLYIHGLLHLLGYDHIEKEEKEIMEKKESYYLEKISNES; this is translated from the coding sequence ATGAAAAAAGTGGAGATTTTAGAGAGAAAGGGAAAGATACCAGTAAAGAAGGATAAAATAAGACAGATCACCAGGAAGATAATGAGAGAGGAGGGAATTTCGGACTATTTAATATCTTTGGTGTACGCTGAAAGAGAACTTTTAAGAGAGTTGAACAAAAGATACAGAAACATAGATAGATCTACCAATGTGCTTTCTTTCTTATATGAAGCCTATCCTTTGCTTTTTGGAGAAATTATAATATCCAGGTATCATGTAGAAACAAAGGGTGAGAACTTTTTGAAACTTTACATTCATGGACTTCTACATCTATTGGGATATGACCATATAGAGAAAGAGGAGAAAGAAATAATGGAGAAGAAGGAGAGTTACTATTTGGAGAAGATAAGCAATGAATCGTAG
- a CDS encoding HDIG domain-containing protein — MRNLRKRRVNLKIKLKFKDIIPLLILFLVFSSFLIYSFIPPFVFIKKGTTLTKDLKSPTEIEIIDREKTEELIKKAVESVPVLYEYDPDVEKDAINNLNSLFKYLEKWRNGDKKAQEEIFKDLGITFPKEYLEYFSRIGEEEFNKIKSTSIALLSYLFHSGIKEEDLPNIDTRIENFLSGQKINEIERYYIVTTIKPFIKANLRINAELTEKRREEAKRSVKPVIIKIEKGEVIFKKGTTIGDKEIELLKKYGLLFTFKDIPKILYSLIIAFLLSLLFFIFVRSNVKISHKEIYFLVIILTLALVAGKFVPNPYLIPLPFFAMLSFLFFNFSASTLFILTAYFFYALFFPEHITFLTLFLLVSLFLSMQVKRIKNMGDFLKIGLAIGIISSIFFILFSILMKNTDGIILNSLILFLNGTFSSIVLAGLVPHIERILSISTPLGLVELLNINNPLLNEFILKAPGSYQHSINVSTLAQMAADAIGENALLAKVGAYYHDIGKMLRPQFFIENQSTGFNPHDSISPSLSALIIISHVKDGVEIAKKHKLPKEVIDIIAEHHGTTLVTYFYRKAKELDPNVQKDTFRYPGPLPSSKVSGIIMLADSIEATARSEKLEKKEDFVDLVESVIKTKIEDGQLENSDLSFKDINKIKEAFVKVLMSVYHERINYNEKSGDFREKGKDTSKEG, encoded by the coding sequence ATGAGAAATTTGAGGAAAAGAAGAGTAAATCTTAAGATAAAACTCAAATTTAAGGACATAATTCCCCTATTAATTCTCTTCCTTGTTTTCTCATCCTTTCTTATATATTCATTTATTCCTCCCTTTGTATTTATAAAGAAAGGTACCACGCTGACAAAAGACCTGAAATCTCCTACAGAGATAGAAATTATTGACAGGGAAAAGACAGAAGAGTTAATAAAAAAAGCTGTTGAGAGTGTTCCAGTACTTTACGAGTATGATCCAGATGTTGAGAAAGATGCCATTAACAATCTCAATTCACTCTTTAAATATCTGGAAAAATGGAGAAATGGCGATAAAAAAGCACAGGAGGAGATATTTAAAGATCTTGGAATAACCTTTCCAAAAGAATATCTTGAGTACTTCTCAAGAATTGGTGAAGAGGAGTTCAATAAAATAAAATCTACATCTATAGCACTTTTGTCTTACCTTTTTCACTCTGGTATAAAGGAGGAGGATCTTCCAAACATTGATACAAGAATTGAGAATTTTCTTTCAGGACAGAAAATAAATGAGATAGAAAGGTACTACATAGTTACCACAATAAAACCCTTCATAAAGGCTAATCTGAGAATTAATGCCGAGCTTACCGAAAAGAGAAGGGAGGAGGCTAAAAGGAGTGTAAAACCTGTAATTATAAAAATAGAGAAGGGAGAGGTAATCTTTAAAAAAGGAACGACAATCGGTGATAAAGAGATAGAACTTTTGAAGAAGTATGGCTTATTGTTTACCTTTAAGGACATTCCGAAGATACTATACTCCTTAATTATAGCCTTTCTACTTTCTCTGCTTTTCTTTATCTTTGTGAGATCAAATGTAAAGATATCCCACAAGGAAATTTACTTCCTTGTGATTATACTTACCCTTGCACTTGTTGCTGGAAAATTTGTACCCAATCCATATCTAATTCCTCTACCATTCTTTGCCATGCTCTCCTTTCTATTCTTTAACTTCTCAGCCTCCACATTGTTTATACTAACTGCCTATTTCTTCTATGCCCTTTTCTTTCCTGAACACATAACCTTTCTTACCCTCTTTCTACTTGTATCCCTTTTCCTGTCAATGCAGGTAAAAAGAATAAAAAATATGGGTGATTTCCTGAAGATAGGATTGGCTATAGGAATCATATCTTCCATATTTTTCATCCTCTTTTCTATACTCATGAAAAACACAGATGGTATCATTTTAAATTCATTAATACTATTCCTGAATGGAACATTTTCATCAATAGTACTTGCTGGACTTGTTCCTCATATTGAGAGAATTCTCTCAATATCAACTCCTTTGGGTTTAGTGGAGCTTCTAAATATAAACAATCCACTTCTAAATGAGTTCATTCTTAAAGCACCAGGAAGTTATCAGCATTCTATAAATGTAAGTACTCTTGCACAGATGGCAGCAGATGCTATTGGTGAGAATGCTCTTCTTGCAAAAGTTGGAGCCTATTACCATGATATAGGAAAGATGTTGAGACCACAATTTTTTATAGAAAACCAATCAACTGGCTTTAACCCTCATGATTCTATATCACCATCTCTCTCAGCTCTAATTATAATTTCTCATGTAAAAGATGGGGTGGAGATAGCGAAAAAACACAAATTACCAAAGGAGGTAATAGATATTATAGCTGAGCATCATGGAACTACATTGGTTACATATTTCTATAGAAAAGCAAAAGAGTTGGATCCAAATGTTCAAAAGGATACTTTTAGATATCCAGGTCCTCTTCCTTCATCAAAAGTTTCAGGAATTATAATGCTCGCTGATTCCATAGAGGCAACTGCAAGAAGTGAGAAACTTGAAAAAAAGGAAGATTTTGTGGATCTTGTTGAGAGTGTGATAAAGACAAAGATAGAGGACGGTCAACTGGAAAATTCAGATCTTTCCTTTAAAGATATTAACAAGATAAAGGAGGCATTTGTTAAGGTCCTTATGTCTGTTTATCATGAAAGGATAAACTACAATGAAAAAAGTGGAGATTTTAGAGAGAAAGGGAAAGATACCAGTAAAGAAGGATAA
- a CDS encoding PhoH family protein: MAFRSGEEAVSFSSYYHNLLQELDKDFGVKIRFTGEFLIIYSSTSYPPDLEIFLKDLVELKRRKGILLTRDEIRTAIQYIKQGEYNKLRGTFSEIILISPKGKRIKPKTPGQKKYIELIRKKDMVFCIGPAGSGKTYLAVASALSYFLEKRVNRIILTKPVVEAGEKLGFLPGTLLEKVDPHFRPLYDALYDFMSVEKVNRLIENNVIEIAPLAYMRGRTLNDSFIILDEGQNTTNSQMKMFLTRLGFNSKVVITGDITQMDIPNPRDCGLITAINILSGIEEIGIVKLDKEDIVRHFLVQEIVEAYEKFEEKKSKS; the protein is encoded by the coding sequence ATAGCATTTAGAAGTGGCGAAGAGGCAGTTTCTTTTTCAAGTTATTACCATAATCTCTTGCAAGAACTGGACAAAGATTTTGGTGTAAAGATAAGATTCACAGGAGAATTTTTGATTATTTACTCCTCTACCTCTTATCCTCCAGATCTTGAAATATTTCTAAAAGACCTTGTGGAGCTTAAGCGAAGGAAAGGTATCTTATTAACCAGAGATGAAATAAGGACTGCTATACAATACATAAAACAGGGAGAGTACAACAAACTTAGAGGAACATTCTCTGAAATTATCCTTATCTCACCAAAGGGAAAGAGGATAAAGCCAAAAACTCCTGGTCAGAAGAAGTATATAGAATTGATAAGGAAAAAGGATATGGTGTTTTGTATTGGTCCAGCAGGAAGCGGAAAAACATACCTCGCTGTGGCATCAGCACTCTCCTATTTTCTTGAGAAGAGAGTGAACAGAATAATACTGACAAAACCTGTTGTAGAAGCAGGAGAAAAGCTTGGATTTCTTCCGGGTACGCTTCTTGAAAAAGTTGATCCTCATTTCAGGCCTCTTTATGATGCTCTATACGATTTTATGAGTGTTGAAAAGGTAAATAGGCTTATAGAAAATAATGTAATAGAAATTGCTCCACTTGCATACATGAGGGGCAGAACTTTGAATGACTCATTTATTATACTGGATGAGGGCCAAAATACAACCAATTCTCAGATGAAGATGTTTTTAACAAGACTTGGTTTTAACTCAAAAGTAGTTATAACTGGTGATATCACACAAATGGATATACCTAACCCACGAGACTGCGGACTTATAACAGCAATAAATATCCTCTCTGGCATTGAAGAAATAGGGATTGTTAAACTTGACAAAGAGGACATTGTTAGACATTTCCTTGTCCAGGAAATAGTGGAAGCCTATGAGAAATTTGAGGAAAAGAAGAGTAAATCTTAA
- a CDS encoding 30S ribosomal protein S21, whose product MPAVERREGEDLDSLIKRFKKECEREGILSEIKKREFYVPPSVERRKKKAKKRR is encoded by the coding sequence ATGCCCGCAGTTGAAAGAAGAGAAGGAGAAGACCTCGATAGCTTAATAAAGAGATTTAAAAAGGAATGTGAAAGAGAAGGTATTCTTAGCGAGATAAAAAAGAGAGAGTTTTATGTTCCTCCCTCAGTGGAAAGAAGAAAGAAAAAGGCAAAAAAGAGGAGGTGA
- the mtaB gene encoding tRNA (N(6)-L-threonylcarbamoyladenosine(37)-C(2))-methylthiotransferase MtaB — protein MKKIKVYFHTLGCKVNQYDTQLMIENLLLDERFEITREMDKADVFVVNTCVVTEKAEKESKKLIRKFSSKGKVVVTGCLPEKEFPSYSNIPYLKLRDEKNIRNVILSLFGESESSLSYRENITRFYGRTRAFVKVQEGCDRFCSYCIVAYLRGKPRSRNPEEILREIRNLISNGYREIVLTGTQIGLYGYGEDKNLASLIREILKIPSDFRIRISSINPEFIDNSLIEIMKEERVCPHLHLSLQSGSDRILRLMRRQYTIAEFLEKVERFKREVKNATVTTDIIVGFPGEEEEDFKSTLEAVRKAGFIRVHIFPYSKRKGTLAANFKNEVPEDVIKERERILNEVVREVVKNEIGKFLGKRLIVLNEKAKSGYTENYIRVKLDKPVKMNQFYIVYLQSIKNSVVYGKIEKEFSYSSIEKGGETSKCPQLKEEKEKTSIA, from the coding sequence TTGAAGAAAATTAAAGTATATTTCCACACACTCGGCTGTAAGGTAAATCAATACGATACCCAACTTATGATTGAGAATCTCTTGCTTGATGAAAGATTTGAGATAACCAGAGAGATGGATAAGGCAGATGTGTTTGTGGTAAATACATGTGTTGTGACAGAAAAGGCTGAAAAGGAAAGTAAAAAACTCATTAGAAAATTCTCTTCAAAAGGAAAGGTTGTTGTTACAGGGTGTCTTCCAGAAAAAGAGTTTCCAAGTTATTCTAATATACCCTATCTGAAATTAAGGGATGAAAAAAATATTAGAAATGTCATTCTTTCACTCTTTGGTGAATCTGAAAGCAGTCTTTCTTATAGAGAAAATATCACAAGATTTTATGGAAGAACAAGGGCTTTTGTAAAAGTTCAGGAAGGATGTGATAGATTCTGCTCTTATTGTATAGTGGCGTATCTCAGAGGAAAACCAAGATCAAGAAACCCTGAAGAGATATTAAGGGAGATAAGAAACCTTATATCCAATGGATATAGAGAAATAGTTCTCACAGGAACTCAAATTGGACTCTATGGCTATGGAGAAGATAAAAACCTTGCTTCACTTATAAGAGAGATTTTAAAAATTCCATCTGACTTTAGAATTAGAATCTCCTCCATAAATCCGGAATTTATTGATAACTCATTAATAGAAATTATGAAAGAAGAGAGAGTATGTCCACACCTTCATCTATCACTCCAGAGCGGTAGTGATAGAATACTGAGACTGATGAGGAGACAATATACAATAGCTGAGTTTTTAGAGAAAGTGGAAAGATTTAAGAGAGAAGTTAAGAATGCTACAGTTACAACAGATATAATAGTTGGATTTCCAGGTGAGGAGGAGGAAGATTTCAAATCTACATTGGAAGCTGTAAGGAAAGCTGGTTTTATTAGAGTCCACATATTTCCATACTCAAAAAGAAAGGGAACCCTTGCAGCAAATTTCAAAAATGAAGTTCCAGAGGATGTTATCAAAGAGAGAGAAAGAATACTGAATGAAGTTGTGAGAGAGGTTGTGAAAAATGAAATTGGTAAATTTCTTGGAAAGAGATTAATCGTATTGAATGAAAAAGCAAAATCTGGATACACTGAGAACTATATAAGAGTAAAATTGGATAAGCCGGTTAAGATGAATCAATTCTACATAGTGTATTTACAAAGCATCAAAAATAGTGTAGTATATGGAAAGATAGAGAAAGAATTTTCTTACTCCTCAATAGAGAAAGGAGGTGAGACTTCAAAATGCCCGCAGTTGAAAGAAGAGAAGGAGAAGACCTCGATAGCTTAA
- a CDS encoding 16S rRNA (uracil(1498)-N(3))-methyltransferase, protein MHQFFVSSKRGDVVRITGEDAHHIIRVLRLKTGEEIFIVVGRGERFKGEIWKFKDGEVLVKLKERVNTRFEPNISLSIAQSLPKGRKFEEVIKTCTELGVIEFFPIISERTVVKVREEKVNRWRRIAKEEAMLSKRDIIPEVHDVSRFEDFIRENSDRFEDKLLFWELERERFLRDVKVKESVIALIGNEGGWSQKEVEMAQKYGFITVGLGNRILRAEVAPVVISSLILFKSGDLG, encoded by the coding sequence GTGCATCAGTTCTTTGTTTCCTCAAAAAGGGGAGATGTTGTTAGGATAACAGGAGAAGATGCCCATCATATAATAAGGGTTCTTAGACTAAAAACAGGGGAAGAAATTTTTATAGTAGTTGGGAGGGGAGAGAGATTTAAAGGAGAGATATGGAAATTTAAGGATGGTGAAGTTCTTGTAAAGTTAAAGGAAAGGGTGAATACAAGATTTGAACCAAATATTTCTCTCTCAATTGCCCAGTCGCTACCCAAAGGGAGAAAGTTTGAAGAGGTTATTAAGACATGCACAGAACTTGGAGTAATAGAATTCTTTCCTATAATTTCGGAGAGAACCGTTGTTAAAGTGAGAGAAGAAAAGGTCAATAGATGGAGAAGAATAGCTAAGGAAGAGGCTATGCTTTCAAAAAGAGATATAATTCCAGAAGTTCATGATGTTTCAAGATTTGAAGACTTTATCAGGGAAAATTCAGATAGATTCGAAGATAAACTCCTCTTCTGGGAGCTTGAGAGAGAAAGATTTTTAAGAGATGTAAAGGTAAAAGAAAGTGTTATTGCCCTTATTGGGAATGAGGGTGGTTGGAGTCAAAAAGAGGTTGAAATGGCACAGAAGTACGGATTCATTACCGTTGGACTTGGTAACAGGATACTGAGGGCAGAAGTTGCCCCTGTAGTCATATCTTCACTTATACTATTTAAGAGTGGTGATTTAGGTTGA
- the hrcA gene encoding heat-inducible transcription repressor HrcA, whose product MRGYKEKKENILFLLVKEYLETGQPVGSKTLVNKYSLDISPATVRNYFSSLEEAGYLDQLHPSSGRIPTNKALKFYINRVVERMGLTPSLRIDREITDLTLIDKEDSIDTFLTHLSKLTNAISFFFYTLPTNEKIKNVHLIQCSERKVLFIIIGEDKVEEHIINSDEEIEEDVLAEIKKYVLKWIDSSNDDFIDKWERIYPVIISEIRRVIEERRKRKELGEMYIKGIRNILNYEEVKLSKDIDTLVSFMEDKSRVNSLINFLSEFKRLLVVLGEETPEFKFEKTVLINLPYVKDEYVEGGIGFLTPKRIDFERLLRLLERYARRIKKALEQI is encoded by the coding sequence ATGAGAGGATACAAAGAAAAGAAGGAAAACATTCTGTTTCTCCTTGTTAAAGAGTATCTTGAGACAGGACAACCTGTTGGGTCAAAGACCCTGGTTAATAAATATTCGCTCGATATATCTCCAGCCACAGTAAGAAATTACTTCTCCTCGCTGGAGGAGGCGGGATATTTAGATCAATTACATCCATCCTCTGGAAGAATACCAACAAATAAAGCTTTAAAATTTTATATAAATAGAGTGGTTGAAAGAATGGGTTTAACTCCATCCTTGAGAATAGATAGAGAGATAACAGACCTAACACTCATTGATAAGGAAGATTCTATAGATACATTCTTAACACATCTTTCGAAGCTTACAAATGCAATTTCGTTTTTCTTCTACACTTTGCCAACAAATGAGAAAATAAAGAATGTTCACCTTATTCAATGCTCCGAGAGAAAAGTCCTATTTATAATAATAGGAGAGGATAAGGTAGAGGAGCATATAATAAACTCAGATGAGGAAATTGAGGAAGATGTACTCGCAGAGATTAAAAAATATGTTTTAAAATGGATAGATTCATCAAATGATGACTTTATTGATAAATGGGAGAGAATCTATCCAGTAATTATTTCCGAAATAAGGAGAGTTATTGAAGAAAGAAGGAAGAGGAAGGAACTTGGAGAAATGTATATAAAGGGAATTAGAAATATTTTAAATTATGAAGAGGTAAAACTCTCTAAGGATATAGACACCCTCGTTTCCTTTATGGAGGATAAAAGCAGAGTGAATTCACTTATAAACTTCCTTTCAGAATTCAAGAGACTTCTCGTTGTCCTGGGAGAAGAAACGCCTGAATTTAAGTTTGAAAAAACTGTGCTTATAAATCTACCATATGTAAAGGATGAATATGTGGAAGGTGGAATAGGATTTCTCACACCAAAGAGAATAGATTTTGAAAGACTGCTTAGATTACTTGAAAGATATGCGAGAAGGATAAAAAAAGCATTGGAGCAGATATAG
- the hemW gene encoding radical SAM family heme chaperone HemW, with translation MKSISVYIHIPFCIKKCSYCSFYSIRAQSGIVEKYVDAVVGEINLRKELLSHRKIKTVYFGGGTPSLLNPHILEKIIETLHQVSSFHEDAEITLEVNPETVEEGKFYGFRRMGINRISLGAQSFNDRSLKLLKRVHDSAKIKRAFERLRKIGFENINIDVIMGIPSEGKRDFLHTLEETVKLNPEHISVYSLEYHKNTPLYLDIMDGKITPISKELERVLYFETLELLKRRGYIHYEISNYSKPGKESRHNLNYWLGGEYIGFGASSVSYFNGMWTKNEEIYSFLEKVNRGIIPIKRMEILSKDKRKRMLFILNLRLAEGVSLEEYRLHDFSPNFIEKLKTLQRMGLIIKDTETIRLSDEGIILSNEVFSLLI, from the coding sequence GTGAAAAGTATATCAGTATATATACACATACCATTCTGTATAAAAAAATGCAGTTACTGTAGCTTCTATTCCATAAGAGCACAGAGCGGGATAGTTGAAAAATATGTGGATGCAGTTGTTGGGGAGATAAACTTAAGAAAGGAATTACTGTCTCATAGAAAAATAAAAACAGTGTATTTTGGAGGAGGAACTCCAAGTCTTTTAAATCCACATATTTTGGAAAAAATTATTGAGACCCTCCATCAGGTTTCAAGTTTTCATGAAGATGCGGAGATTACATTGGAGGTTAATCCAGAGACTGTGGAGGAAGGAAAGTTCTATGGATTCAGAAGGATGGGAATTAACAGAATAAGTCTTGGTGCCCAAAGTTTTAATGATAGATCGTTGAAGCTTCTCAAAAGAGTGCATGATTCGGCGAAAATAAAAAGAGCATTTGAAAGATTGAGAAAGATAGGTTTTGAAAATATAAACATAGATGTAATAATGGGGATTCCCTCAGAGGGAAAGAGAGATTTTTTACATACACTGGAAGAAACAGTTAAACTCAATCCAGAGCATATATCTGTATATTCTCTTGAATACCATAAGAACACACCTCTTTATCTTGATATAATGGATGGAAAGATAACTCCCATATCTAAGGAATTAGAAAGAGTTCTATATTTTGAAACATTGGAATTACTAAAAAGAAGGGGCTACATTCATTACGAAATTTCAAACTATTCTAAACCAGGGAAAGAGTCAAGGCACAACTTAAACTACTGGCTTGGAGGTGAGTACATAGGTTTTGGTGCATCAAGTGTCTCGTACTTTAATGGAATGTGGACAAAGAATGAAGAAATTTATAGCTTTTTAGAAAAAGTTAATAGAGGAATCATTCCCATAAAAAGAATGGAGATTTTATCTAAGGATAAGAGAAAGAGGATGCTCTTTATTTTGAATCTAAGACTGGCGGAGGGTGTATCATTAGAAGAATATAGATTACATGATTTCTCCCCTAACTTCATTGAAAAATTAAAGACTCTTCAAAGAATGGGTCTTATAATAAAAGACACGGAGACTATAAGACTTTCTGATGAGGGCATTATCTTATCAAACGAGGTATTTTCTCTTTTGATATAA